Below is a genomic region from Ursus arctos isolate Adak ecotype North America unplaced genomic scaffold, UrsArc2.0 scaffold_32, whole genome shotgun sequence.
ccttttattctgtCAGGCGGGCACGGCGGCCGGCACCCCCGCCAGGCACCATGGACTGGAAGACACTGCAGGCCCTCCTGAGCGGGGTCAACAAGTACTCCACGGCGTTCGGCCGCATCTGGCTGTCGGTGGTGTTCGTCTTCCGCGTGCTGGTGTACGTGGTGGCCGCCGAGCGTGTGTGGGGGGACGAGCAGAAGGACTTCGACTGCAACACGAAGCAGCCGGGCTGTACCAACGTCTGCTACGACAACTTCTTCCCCATTTCCAACATCCGCCTCTGGGCCCTGCAGCTCATCTTCGTCACGTGCCCCTCGCTGCTGGTCATCCTGCACGTGGCCTACCGCGAGGAGCGCGAGCGGCGGCACCGCCAGAAGCACGGGGACCAGTGCGCCAAGCTGTACGCCAACGCGGGCAAGAAGCACGGCGGCCTGTGGTGGACCTACTTGTTCAGCCTCATCTTCAAGCTCGTCATCGAGCTCCTCTTCCTGTACGTGCTGCACACGCTCTGGCACGGCTTCGGCATGCCGCGCCTGGTGCAGTGCGCCAACGTGGCGCCCTGCCCCAACGTCGTGGACTGCTACATCGCCCGGCCCACCGAGAAGAAGGTCTTCACCTACTTCATGGTCGGGGCCTCTGCCGTCTGCATCGTGCTCACCATCTGCGAGATCTGCTACCTCATTTTCCACAGGGTCCTGCGGGGCATAACCAAGAGCAAGGCCCCGAAAAGCCGCAGCCTCCCATCCTCCACCAGCCGGGCCTCCACCTGCCGCTGCCACCACAagctggtggaggctggggagctgggctCCGACTCTGGTGATGACAAGAGGCACGCGTCAGCACCCACCATGACCCCCATCTGACCGCGGGCTGGGGAGCGGCCCTGGGGCTACCAACGGGGACAGGTGGGGCAGTCCCGCGCTGGTGGAGGGGTCCTGCGGGGGCTGGGTGCCCCCCCTTTGAATTCACTCATCTATCCCATTTCATTTCTGGCAGACTTTCTGAGCGCTGGGCACTGTGCTGTCTACCTGGGTAAAAGTCTCCCACCCCGGAGCCAGGGCCAGCCCTGGGGGGAGACAGACCTTGAGACAAGCAAATTAACTACTGCATGCAAAGGGACATTAGGGGGCTCACGGAGGAGGGGGTGCCCAGGCGGGGCTTCGCTGAGGAAGCCATGTTTGAGCGAGGTGCGAAGCCCTTCCtagcagagagaacagcaggtgcagaggcctGGAGGCCACGAAGAGGGAGATGCTTGCCCCGGCTGGATGCAGATCAAAGGGAATCTCCATTTCCTGGGGAGGAGCTCCCAGATTTCTGGGGTGGGAAGGAAGTAGTCTCTAAGCCGTGGGAGGTCTGAAGGCCTGCGAGGGAGCTTGTGAcaaggagcagaaggaggtgATGCCAACCGCTGCCTGAGCTATGCAGGGACCCTCTGGGGCCCCACTGCCTTCAGGAGAAGACCCCCTCTGCCCAGTCCTCCTCCCCCCAGGTTCAGACAGCTTTGCTCCCATCTTCTCCCCACAAATGTGCTCAACCTGGTGCTAGCCTCTCAGACCACGCCCCCAGAGACTCAAGGTAGATGTTCTTTGAAATCAATAAAGGCTGTGTTTTATACACATTGGCTCCATCCTCTGTTCTCCTATCCCGCCCACAAgaccctgagggcagggaaggtagCCCTCGGTAGGGGAGAGAGCTATATGTCTGTGGGTGAAGCTAGGATGGAAGCTGTGGCCACGGCTGCAGCAGAAGttaggctggggtggggggttgatCCTCGTGGGGATGTGGGTTGGAAGCTCCCAATATATATGTTGTAGTTATAAGTATGGTCACAAGGGGGCGCTGTGCTCCCTCTGCAACAGCGCTTCTAGCATTTTCAGGGaaactctgccctgagcacacaATCACTGTCCTCTCTGTAGACAAGTCAcactcccttccttccactttATAGCCCAATCACTGCCATCAACAACCCACATCCCCACCCTGTGTACACAAAATCCCTGTTATTCATACTGTCCCTCCTGATAGATATTCTCACAACAGCCCGTTGTCTCCTCTACAGGCATTGAGTCCCAGCATCACTCAAACATTATTCAGCTCCTTCCACTTTCCCTGAGCATTTTCGGCACACCAGGGCCCTGGCAGGATGCTGAGACTTGCACAGGGGAATAGGAGCTGAACTCCAACAGCTCAGAGCCTTGGCAGGGCAGTGGAGGGGGGGGACAGAAGCACACTCGTCTCCTGCACTCACCAACTGCTGGAGTGGTtcccagccccactcccagcAGGTGTGGTGACCTGCAACTTAGAGGACACCAATAACCAGCCCAGACCTGAAGGGAAAGCAAAAGAGGGTGCAGGCTCTACTAATCCAGAAAAACATTTAGTGACTATCAGAGCCGAGGCCAGGAGGCAGAAATCTAGGCGCAGTGAGCCAAGAGCCacggcaggcagggagagggcagatCACTGCGTCTGCAGAACAGGCTGTGGTTCACCTTTGTTCTTACGTGTGGTCATTAGTGGGGTGGGTAAGCCGGCCAAGTTTCAAATGCCGGGGTTGGGCTGACACCCACCCGCCAGGTCTGAATCATAGCTTAACCACTTCGTGACCACCCTCACCGTGCTGCACCGTGCAAGCTTCCAGGATTTCGGTCCTGTCATCGGTACAGTGTGAACTGCATCAGTCAGGGGCCCAACAAGAAACAGACGGCACATTCAAACCCAGCAACTTTAAATTTATAGAGTTTCCCTGAGGGACTGTTTTAAAAGGTATGGgcatgattggggcgcctgggtggctcagtcggttaggcgtctgactcttgatttcggttcaggtcatgatctcagggtcttgagatcagccccgcatcagggtccgtgctgggcatggagcctttttgagattctctctccctctccctctgccactccccaagctcgcactctctctatatatataaagaaaaaaagttggaaagTATGGGGATAATTAAGGAAACCACACAGACTACTTCAGTGCCCTGGGGCTGGTACCCGAGTTGCCACGACGGGGACCACACTGGAGCTGCAGGATGCATTCAACCCCAGCGACCAAATAAATACCCCAACTTCACCCTCACATCTCCTGCTCACTGGCCAGTGGTTCCCACCAACCCAGCCCAACCAGAATCCAGAGGGCAAGGGAGCTGAGTGAGGCATCGGTAGGGCTCAGCCTCCCGGGGCACAGAGCAAGGTGGAGAGTTGATCCGAGGGGCAAGGGGAACATATTCAGCCTGGCACTCAGAACAGTACCTACTCCTATGATTGCTGCAGAGATGGAAGGAGACACTGTAGGTAACACAGCAGTACGGTGCTAATGTATCCCGTAAATATCCAGGCACAAGCATGCCCGCTGCCCAGCCCACATCATAGGTCGGTCCCAGCTCGGACTGGATGATTGCAAAGGTCTCAGGGAAGTGGGATGTCTCCTATTGGCTGCCAGACATCCCAGCTGCCTGGTCAGAGGTGGCCTGGAAGTCAGAGCACGCGGAGGACGTCATCGGCTATCCCAGTACGACTGATCTTCCAATCCCAGCCCTGCTTCTCCAGGCTGTGGACAAGGACTGTGGATGAGGGCATGTCCCCACCCTGTGTCACCCACCTGTGGCCTGAGAGCTGTTCTGAGCGGGCAGCTCACTCTCCCCATGCAGGATGTGTTCACCATCCAGAGTCCCCAGCACACCAGGCTGCCACCACTAGGTGGCTCTCCTGTCCCCAGCCTTCTCCTCCCAGGGTCCGCGCTTCTATCTCCTTCCCTATTACATGAGGATTCACTTGCCAGCTTCCTTTGATCAGAGATAGGATAGACTTAGATTTCAGATACACACCCTTACAGCCCCACCTACTGCATGAAGTAACTGGGCCACCATGCACCCCAAGGTAAACAGAGTATGTCGTATTCATCACCCTTGGCCCAAGCCTCCTATTAcagattgaatgtttgtgtcctcccaaaattcataggttgaaatcCTAATTTtccatgtgatggtattaggaagtggggcccTTTCGAGATGGAGCCCTCGAgaatgggattggtgcccttaaaagaagagacacaagagggatgacttttctctcttccccatgtgaggacacaatgagaagacaGCCCTGCGAAAACCGGGAAGAGGGTCTTCACCAAGAACCCAACCATGCCGGCACcccgatcttggacttccagcctccagaactgtgagaagtaaatttccATTGTCtgagccccccagtctgtggtattctgttccagcagcctgagctaagaccgCTATGTCATCTGGCCCCTGGATTACTACAACAATGTCCCCGCTTCCTGCCCTGACCCtgggaaagcagaagaaagggaacgGAAGGAAGCAGGATGGAGTGACAAGACCTGTCCCAGGGTGCTGTGTCCATTAGACAGAGGAGTCCCACGTTGCTGGGCCCCTGACCACCGCTTGGCTCAGCCCCTGCCTGGGGCCACCCCGCAGAGCTTGGCCACCTGGACAGCTGGAGCAGACCTGAGAGTGCTAACAGCTGGAGGCTGTCAGCTGCCCACACTCCCCAGCTGGGCTACAAGGCTTGTCATGAAGCGGGAGGTCCGCATTCACCACTCACCCCCTCAGTCTATTCTCAGCACCTCAGCCCCGGTGAGCCTGTAAAACCCAGGTCAGGCCATGTCACATCCCAGCCCAAACCTCCCGAGACACATCACACAGGCCTTGAGGGGCCTCTAAGATCTGCCCCGCCCCACACCTTCTGTGTTCTCCAGCATTCACCTCTTCCCCTTGCTCACGTCTCTCCAGCCATACTGACTTCCTTGCTGGCCCTCAAGCAGGAAACATCaggcacactcctgcctcagggcctttgcactctcTATTCCCTCCTCTGAAAGGCTCTTTCCTCCAGGAGAGCTATAGTTcgttctccctccttcccttcaggGTATGCATCAGACGTCAGCCCCTTAGTGAAAGTGTCTCCTCTCTTCTACTCAACATGGAAACCGCACCCCCTgcaccctccaccctccctccctgctttccgCAGAGCATTTATCACCACCGAGCAGGTTCTGTCTCCCCACAGTTGGAGTGTAAAATCCACAAGGGCAGGGAAGTTTTATGGTTGTCCCCTGGATGGTCTCCAGTGTCTAAGACAGTGCCACGGCACCAGGGGGTGCTCAGTAAAAATCTGTGGAATTAGTAAATTCATACATGGGCCTGGTGCcctgctaggtgctggggatataagCAAGACCCAGCTGCCTGCCCTCAAGGGGCCCCGCAGCCTcatggggcagggtgggaggaggtAGACACACGTAAATGATGCGCctagggtggaggaggggaaacGGGGAGTTGTTCAACTGGTctagagtttcagatttgcaagatgagaaagttctggagttCTGTTCCTCAACAATGGGAATGAACATAACACTACTAAatggtacatttttaaatgtttaagacGATTAACACAACATAAATTCTATGTTATGCATTTTTTATGACccctaagaaaaacatttttaaaaacaaaacaacaaaaaaaaatcccaaaataaaacaatgtaccCAGAGGCAGGACCTGAGCCGCTGGCAGCACAAAGGCTCACCTAAGCCGGTGGAGGCGGAGGTCAGCAAGGGGACTTCCAAGAGAAGGTGGCATAGAGCCAAATCCTGAAGGACCCGCAGGTTCAGCATGTGTGGGTGCTCCATGCAGGGGGACACGCAGACACAGGCAGAGCGCACGGAGAACCACAGTAATGGCTGGATCAcggagagaaatggagagagggaTGAGTCTGGAGAAAGCAATACGGAGCCCCAGAGGGTTCTGAACAAGGCAGTGTGCAGTCTGAGCTCTGGGGAAGGGTGGAGGCTGGAGGCCAGGAGACCAGCTAGGAGGCCATTGAGACAGTGGCCCATAAAGAGGGTCAGGGCAGTGGGAACAGAGGGAGGCATGGGGTTCCGGGGATGTCTCCCAGGTGGAGTGGCCAGGTTGATCCTGCCCTGCTTTTCCTTAGAAAGGGCCCTGGTCATTTGAACCCTGACCCCCAGAGCCCCTGAGGAAGGGCTGAGAAGAGGGCGAGGGGCCTTGCTGTCTCTACCTGCTCCTCCCTCGTTCCAGTAGATGGGATCAGAAAGGCTTGGGAGATCCTGGGCCCAGCGGCAGGAGAGGAACTCGGAGCAGAGGCTGTCTTGGGGGCGTGGTAAGAACTGGCCTCCAGGGACCTCTGTTCTCATGCCCTCAGGGGTCAGAACTAAGTGGGCGAAGTTGTCAGTTTTGGAAATCCAGGAGGCTCCGCTCAGCCTGGCCCTGAGGGACGGGCCTGGAAGGGGAAGCCAGCTCAGCCCCATCCTGAAGTTCTGAGGTCCGAGCCAAGCCCATCACACTTGCGGCCCCAGAAGTCTCCCTGCTACGGCTGAAGGCTGGATTCTAGGGACccagccctggggcactgggaGTCCAAGGACTGAATCCTGTTGTGGAAAAACAAGGACCTTTCTGCCACCTGCCCTAGTCCCCAGCCCTTACCTGCCACATTCCCTTTCCTTAGtggccccatccccccaccactcCACCCCTGAGCTTCCTTCCCCTCAGCCCTGTCTGCTCGCACCAAGACCAACCCAGAGACCCCTTTTGGCCACAACAATTCTGTCACGTTTTTAGCCACCACTCACTCAAAAACTTTCTGTGTACCAACATTATGCTATGTGCTGATTGGATCTATCAACCCTACACAATAGGAACCATTACTATCCCCATTctccagaggaagaaactgaggcacagggcttTAAGCAACTTGCCTAAAGACACAGGAGTCAACAGCAAAGTCTCAACTTCTAGGGttttctgcctctgcccagcAAAGTCTCAGCACCCTAGGGGCAGCGACCAAGGTCTCTGCAACCCTTGGCCTTTGCTCACGTTGCTCCTTCTGTCTAGAAcgattcccccagccccctcaaCCGGCTAATTCAGTCTCCTCTAGGAAATGTTCCCAACTAAGTCCCCTCTAGGTCACCCTGTAGTTCACAGGAAAACCTTCCATATTTACAACTTTACCCTTACCAAGGGCTGAGATGCTCAATTTCTGCCTCCTGTACCAGCCAGTGAGAGCCGGAGGCCAGAGACCACACCTGGCTGGTTTATGGTCCAATCTCCCTCTCACTTACAATGCCTGCTGCACAGCAGACCCTCGTTCGTGTTCATCGACAGGGTGATGAACGGTGGCAGGTTCCGCCCACCTCTCTAATTGTGTTGGGTGCCCCCACCCCATTTAGAGGCATGAAAATGGGATCCAAACTAAAGGTGGGGAGCCCCTCCTCTTCAGTCTCCAGTGACCGAAGGAAGTTGCTTAGTGACCTCTGATCGCCTGCCCAGGAGTGGGGATGTTTGAGAACTCGGCAAGAACTCGGGCTGGGTTGAGAGCCCAGCCCCACCGCAGACTCTAGGGAGGGCAGATATAACCCCTCTCCGCCAGAGTGGCTCCCCAGGTCCTGAGGAGCCCCGAACGCCAAGTCCTGACACGGTGCGGGGCACACTGAGGCCACCTAAAAAATGGGTggccttctccctcctttcttccgaCCGAGGGCAAGAGGCCCCCCAGGTCAAGGAAAGGCCCTTCCCTGGAGGCCCCCACACCCTCATCCCCACCTGCCCATCCCTCACAGCCTCGGATCAGTTGCAGGATCGGAAAATTCTTGCTATGACTCTTTCAAATCTAGCCACCCTGAAAACACTTCGCCCCGGAGAACTCCCGTTCCAGAGCCAAAGAAACAGGCTAGGAGGGTTACCGGCCGGAAGACCGTGCAGAGGGCGAAGAACGGGACGCCAGAGGCTTCTCGAGCCCCCTCCACCGCGTAATTCTCAGGGCCACCTCCGGGGCGCCTTCCTTGAGCGTGGCTTCAGAGAGCCTGCACCTCCTCGTCCCCGCCCCCCGCTCTGAAAAGCGCCCCGCCGCCCTCCCGCCGcgcttcctgcccccaccccgcccctccgcGCTATTTAAGGCGCCCCCGCCGCCCGGCGCCGTCCAGCAGGGCTCCCGCGGGCGCCGCTCCGCCGTCGCGCTTTCCCGCCGCCACTGGGCCGCccggcaggcaggcaggcggtgagtggggctgggggccccGGGGCGCCACCTGCCAGCAAGCGGGGGACACGTCCGCCACCGGACAGGGGCTAAGGGAGCCCGAACGGCTACGCTCACCCGGCCTGCCTGTggccaggctctctgctaagcccCGTTCCAACCTTCTTTCACTGTATTCTGATCACTCTAGGAGGTAAGAgcattatttccactttataggACAGGAGACTCAGGTGCTAAGGCTGACACTTACCCAAGCTTAGTTAGCAAGAGGGAGTGAGGACTCAGGTCTGATTCCACAGCCTGGCTCTAAACAGCTTTGCTCCAAGGAAGAAGCACTCCCCTGCACCCTTCCCTGTATTTCTTCTCCcaactctcctctcctctccccacctctccccagtgCTCTGGGAATTTTGTGGCCTGTGCCTCCACTCTGCTATGACAATTCTTTTAAGAGTCTAGAATTGGGCAGCAACAGCTTGGGGCAgcttgtggggagggggagggagggagaaagcggGTGGAATCCGTGTCCACGCTTAAGTGGCAGGTGGTCACTATTGCTGACAGGTGGGACTATTACAGGATGATGCCTTCAGCATCTCACACTCCTCCCACCCGCTCCCCCCCACCAGCTCAAAGGTTAGAGTGAGGGCAGCTGGGGGAGCTACAATGGGCAGAAGAGTGGGGACCCGAGGCTTTGGGCCCCCTGAGAAGCTGAAGATAGCACCACCACCCCCACAATCTGGGACAGACAGCCTGTCATGGGCAAAAGGAGGGAGGGGCATAgcatagctgtgtgaccttaggtaagttCCTCAAATTCTCTGTTCCCATTAGCTCAGGAGCCTCAACTTGATCCAAATCTTGAGCTGTGTCATCCTGGGACTCGGGCTGGGAACAAGAGGGGCACAGATGGATGACAAGACAAGGACCCTAGCTGTATTTTGCCAG
It encodes:
- the GJB3 gene encoding gap junction beta-3 protein, with the protein product MLRKWGLFLSKCTFPSFRLQALGLLAGYLTSLCPYPTCSLGRKSPDLKGSLDGHAIHPRKELREQRLARRQCSTNVTRSGPYSFPFYSVRRARRPAPPPGTMDWKTLQALLSGVNKYSTAFGRIWLSVVFVFRVLVYVVAAERVWGDEQKDFDCNTKQPGCTNVCYDNFFPISNIRLWALQLIFVTCPSLLVILHVAYREERERRHRQKHGDQCAKLYANAGKKHGGLWWTYLFSLIFKLVIELLFLYVLHTLWHGFGMPRLVQCANVAPCPNVVDCYIARPTEKKVFTYFMVGASAVCIVLTICEICYLIFHRVLRGITKSKAPKSRSLPSSTSRASTCRCHHKLVEAGELGSDSGDDKRHASAPTMTPI